In Arachis hypogaea cultivar Tifrunner chromosome 2, arahy.Tifrunner.gnm2.J5K5, whole genome shotgun sequence, a genomic segment contains:
- the LOC140177050 gene encoding uncharacterized protein has translation MEIVLEQGYVVENITAMWYKSLNDETDVGLRMLPTDKDAMDMARIGMRDNMVELFVVHKDAAATTRKGCTIEEVEEIDGDEAAAPTADTIGPGPIVLHKAQSLAQAKVGEKPNVVTKAQNDVLEDGDEERSEGSDFSGDEESEDDDYQPGIDDEGDSDEQWSENSSGDTDLQVAFDDSDDDWNADGGLYDVEVTTTKDPQRPKQSVPTEREQGEQSGSVNKGKEQVVAAGLRDEDDGYDSEGLWDVPISDDEGDPLFRRYPVYKGLKNMKEYKWEVGTMYVDRNAFKECVTSYAVHSGRGIWFSKCDSHRCKAVCKEGCKWFAYCHKMKREDSWQLTSYYKKHTCSKATKIGIMSSQWLSKAFMKKICENPKVKLRSLIKKAHSKWNVDLTMTKAARVKQQALDEINGTYGEQYRRIHDYAAELLRSNPGSTIQIQVERPPEFELETPPPGTDLRPRFQRIYICLEACKRSFMILPIAYAVVEAETKDSWRWFLLNLCDDLGVDKIRWCTFMSDQQKGLIPTFDELLPGIDHRFCVRHLYSNFRKRFSGVQLKMMMWKAAKATYVQEWERRMKEIQQVDQGAYNHLMEIPAKYWSKSRFNYFPRVDTLVNNMCECFNSVIVEAREKPIVSMLEDIRVYLMNRWSDNRQSIVTYAGEILPKINKKIEREFDKGGEWLAIYAGRDKYEVSSSQGNRAKFVVDLNLHECSCRKFQLTGYPCEHAMSCIRKMCLDVKNYVNKCYRKETNVDCYQHVIYPLNGPNLWSRTENDDVLPPVFRKPIGRPKLRRNKTGDEPRNNGPLSKLARTGQQQKCSYCFALGHNKRTCPRKRKMEATANKQNATAQSKKGAKKGAGTTRTPKNNKIPAKTTTQPATRVHPKRKSSTQVGGSQESQTSSKRARCSSSVSQPQPSTATVTSPSRRTLRFMAKTPPRAWKALG, from the exons ATGGAGATAGTGCTCGAACAGGGATATGTGGTAGAGAATATCACTGCAATGTGGTATAAGTCTCTGAACGATGAAACAGATGTAGGGTTGAGGATGCTTCCCACAGACAAGGATGCCATGGACATGGCTAGAATTGGAATGAGGGACAACATGGTGGAGCTTTTTGTTGTTCACAAAGATGCTGCTGCTACTACTAGGAAAGGCTGCACTATTGAGGAAGTTGAAGAGATAGATGGTGATGAGGCTGCTGCACCTACTGCAGACACTATTGGGCCTGGTCCAATTGTGTTGCACAAGGCCCAATCTCTTGCTCAGGCCAAGGTGGGTGAGAAGCCCAATGTGGTGACAAAAGCCCAGAATGATGTGCTGGAGGATGGTGATGAAGAGAGGTCAGAGGGGTCAGATTTCTCAGGTGATGAAGAATCTGAGGATGATGACTACCAGCCAGGAATTGATGATGAGGGGGACAGTGATGAACAATGGAGTGAAAATAGCTCTGGAGATACTGATCTGCAGGTTGCATTTGATGACAGCGATGATGATTGGAATGCTGATGGGGGTTTGTATGATGTTGAAGTCACAACTACAAAAGATCCTCAAAGGCCGAAACAGAGTGTTCCAACTGAGAGAGAACAAGGAGAGCAAAGTGGCAGTGTTAATAAGGGTAAAGAGCAAGTGGTGGCTGCTGGATTAAGGGATGAGGATGATGGGTATGACAGTGAGGGGTTGTGGGATGTCCCTATAAGTGATGATGAAGGGGATCCCTTGTTCAGGAGGTACCCGGTGTATAAgggattgaagaatatgaaggagTATAAATGGGAGGTTGGGACAATGTACGTAGATAGGAATGCTTTTAAGGAATGTGTAACGAGCTATGCCGTGCACAGTGGCAGAGGAATATGGTTCTCGAAGTGTGATAGCCACAGGTGCAAAGCTGTTTGCAAAGAAGGCTGCAAGTGGTTTGCTTACTGCCATAAGATGAAGAGAGAGGATTCATGGCAACTGACAAGCTATTACAAAAAACACACATGCTCTAAGGCCACCAAGATTGGTATAATGAGTTCTCAGTGGCTAAGTAAGGCTTTTATGAAGAAGATCTGTGAAAACCCGAAAGTCAAGTTGAGAAGTTTGATAAAGAAGGCTCATAGCAAGTGGAATGTGGATCTCACAATGACCAAAGCTGCCAGAGTGAAGCAGCAAGCCCTGGATGAAATTAATGGTACCTATGGAGAGCAATATAGGAGGATTCATGACTATGCTGCGGAGTTACTGAGGTCTAATCCAGGGTCCACTATTCAGATACAAGTGGAGAGACCTCCTGAATTTGAGCTAGAGACACCACCTCCTGGTACGGACCTGAGACCACGATTTCAGAGGATCTATATCTGCTTGGAAGCTTGTAAACGGAGTTTCATG ATCCTACCAATTGCCTATGCTGTTGTTGAAGCAGAGACGAAAGATTCGTGGAGATGGTTTTTGTTGAATCTGTGTGATGATTTGGGAGTTGATAAGATCAGATGGTGTACATTCATGAGCGACCAACAAAAG GGATTGATCCCAACCTTTGATGAGTTGCTGCCTGGCATAGACCACCGTTTTTGTGTCAGGCACTTATATAGCAACTTCAGAAAAAGGTTCTCAGGTGTTCAGCTAAAGATGATGATGTGGAAGGCTGCAAAGGCAACATATGTCCAGGAATGGGAGAGGAGGATGAAGGAGATTCAGCAGGTTGATCAAGGAGCTTATAATCATCTCATGGAGATCCCTGCCAAGTATTGGAGCAAGTCCaggtttaattattttcctaGAGTTGATACACTTGTTAACAACATGTGTGAGTGTTTTAACTCTGTTATTGTAGAGGCTAGAGAGAAACCGATTGTGTCTATGCTAGAAGACATTAGGGTTTATCTAATGAATAGGTGGTCTGATAACAGGCAAAGTATAGTAACATATGCCGGAGAAATATTgccaaaaataaacaagaaaattgaaaGGGAGTTTGATAAGGGTGGGGAGTGGCTGGCCATATATGCTGGTAGGGACAAATATGAAGTGTCTAGCAGTCAGGGTAATAGAGCCAAGTTTGTTGTGGACTTAAACTTACATGAGTGCTCCTGTAGAAAATTTCAACTAACAGGTTACCCTTGTGAGCATGCCATGAGCTGCATTAGGAAAATGTGTCTAGATGTTAAGAACTATGTCAACAAGTGTTATAGGAAAGAGACCAACGTGGACTGCTACCAACATGTAATCTACCCATTGAATGGACCAAATCTCTGGTCCCGGACTGAGAATGATGATGTGCTGCCACCAGTGTTTAGGAAACCAATAGGACGCCCAAAACTGAGGAGGAACAAGACTGGTGATGAGCCACGCAACAATGGACCACTGTCTAAGTTAGCCAGGACTGGACAGCAACAAAAATGTTCATATTGTTTTGCACTTGGTCACAACAAAAGAACCTGCCCTAGAAAACGTAAGATGGAGGCCACAGCAAATAAG CAGAATGCAACTGCACAATCCAAGAAAGGGGCCAAGAAAGGGGCTGGCACAACTAGGACTCCAAAAAACAACAAGATCCCTGCCAAGACAACAACACAGCCAGCAACAAGAGTTCATCCAAAGAGGAAGAGCAGTACACAAGTTGGAGGAAGCCAGGAGTCACAGACATCATCCAAGAGAGCTAGATGCAGCAGCAGTGTCAGTCAACCACAACCATCAACAGCAACAGTCACTAGCCCATCTAGGAGGACCCTGAGGTTCATGGCAAAAACACCACCTAGGGCCTGGAAGGCATTGGGATGA